Genomic window (bacterium):
GCGGAGCGGCGGCGGCAGCCTGTCGATCTCGCGGGCGGCCCGGTCCCGGTCTCCCATCCGGGTGAGGGCGAAAGCCAGGGCGTAGCGGGTTTTGACCATTCCCGGGTCGAGGGCCAACGCCCGCTCGTAGCAGGAGACCGCCTCGCCGAGGTCGTCGCGGTCCAGGGCCAGGTTCCCGAGGTTGGCGAGGGCGGGGGCGTAGGTCCCGTCCGCCCGGAGCGCTGCGCGGAAGGCGGTTTCCGCCCCGGCGACGTCCCCGAGTTGTTTCAGGGCCAGGCCCAGGTTGTTATGGGCCGCAGGATAGTCAGAATCCAACGCCTCGGCCCGCCTGTAGGCTGCGGCGGCCTGCCGCCATCGGCGATGGGCGGCGTAGGCGTTGCCCGCATCGAGGAGAATATCCCGTTGCCGCGCCGCGGTCCCGGAACCGGCCAGGGCCCGGGCAAAGGCCCGTTTCGCTTCCGGATACCGCTCCAGGCCCAGGAGGATCTTTCCCCGGGCGGTTTCCAGGCGCTGTTCCCAGCGGACGGCGCGGGCTTCCCCCCGGGGCGGTTCGGCGGCCGCGCGGCCGGTCAGGTCCCAGGCTTGCCGGTAATCGCCCGCCCGATAATTGATCTCGGCGGCCTGAAGTAAAAACTGGCCGGTTCCGGTTCCGGGACCGGGAATCCCCAGGAGGAAAAAGAGACCGGCCGCCAGCGCCGCGCGTCCCCCGGCCGCCGCCGCCCGTTTCCGCCGGAGCGCCCGGAAGACACCGGCCGCGGCTTCGGCGCCGAAGACCGCCAGCGCCGGAACCAGGGGGGCGCGGAGCCGATCGACCACGAAAAAGAGGGAAACCCCCAGAACCCAGGTCCCGCACAACAGGTACAGAGGAAGAAACCGCCTGCGGTCGCGGGGCGCCGCCATTCCGGCCAACCCCAGGGCGGCGATGAGCCGCCAGGACAGGATCCCCAGCGGTGGCCACCGCTCCCGGAAGAAGGCGGGGTGGTAGTTGTCGGGGTATTCGCCGCCGGAAAAGAACAGCAGGATTTTTTTCAGGGCTAGGCCCAGGAAGGAAAAGGGCCGGGAACCGATGAAGGCCAGGCCCTCTCTCCACCAGTACGCGGAACTCTGGCCCGGATCGAGCGGCCTCCCGCCGCGGCGGACCGCCTCCGCCCGGAAGTCTTCGTGCATCAGCTCGGGCAGCGCCCGGGCGAATTCGGGGATATTCCCGACCCCGGCCGCGCCGGCGCGGTTGCCGATATAGAAATTTTCTCCGGAGTGCGCGGGAACCAGGGGAGCCCCCGCTCCGGGCCCGAGGAAGAAAAGGGCGGGAACGACGATCGTTCCCGCGGCCAGCGCCGCCAGGGCCCGGGCTTTCCGGCCGGGAGCGGCCGCGGCGGCCAGGAAGGCCGCCGCCGGTACCAGGGTTCCCCGGGCCAGGAACCCGGCCCCGACCGCGAGTCCGGCGGCGAACCAGGCTCCGGTCGAGCCGGTTCGGGCCGCGGTTGCCAGGGCCGCCGCCGCCGCCGCCAGGCAGAAAACTTCCAGGGTGACGGGAAG
Coding sequences:
- a CDS encoding tetratricopeptide repeat protein, which encodes MNRNRERWIVLAVLALGAVFRAAWLKSLAGTPYLSVPSLDAGYYLSWAESLAWGGGGSPAGFAGNPLYPYLLSLCLRIFGSIALPARAAQAGLGVLTCLLAWKTGRETAGTAVGLAAAAICAGAGILVFYEAWLLPVTLEVFCLAAAAAALATAARTGSTGAWFAAGLAVGAGFLARGTLVPAAAFLAAAAAPGRKARALAALAAGTIVVPALFFLGPGAGAPLVPAHSGENFYIGNRAGAAGVGNIPEFARALPELMHEDFRAEAVRRGGRPLDPGQSSAYWWREGLAFIGSRPFSFLGLALKKILLFFSGGEYPDNYHPAFFRERWPPLGILSWRLIAALGLAGMAAPRDRRRFLPLYLLCGTWVLGVSLFFVVDRLRAPLVPALAVFGAEAAAGVFRALRRKRAAAAGGRAALAAGLFFLLGIPGPGTGTGQFLLQAAEINYRAGDYRQAWDLTGRAAAEPPRGEARAVRWEQRLETARGKILLGLERYPEAKRAFARALAGSGTAARQRDILLDAGNAYAAHRRWRQAAAAYRRAEALDSDYPAAHNNLGLALKQLGDVAGAETAFRAALRADGTYAPALANLGNLALDRDDLGEAVSCYERALALDPGMVKTRYALAFALTRMGDRDRAAREIDRLPPPLRERILRFGR